TCCGGCTATATTGCAAAGGATTAAAAGCTTCTAGAATGAGTGTACCTCCGGGTTTTAACCAACGAGCCATTTTTTGATGTACCTCAGCTCTTATTTCTTTAGGGAAATGTGTGTACATTAATGCAATCACAGAAAAGGACTCGATAGGATAATCTATCGTTTTTGCATCGCCCAGTTGATACTGAATTTTTACCTCGTTTTCAGTTGCCAGTTGTTGTGCTTTTTTCATACCCATTTCGCTCGAGTCAAACGCCTCTGTTTTCCACCCTTTGGTGGCCGCATATACCGCATTTCGCCCTTCTCCTTCACAGGGAAAAAGAATAGTCTCAGGCTGTAAACTGATTAGTTGTTCAACCAAAAACAGATTGGGCGTTTTTCCATACGCAAAATCGGTTTCCGCGTACCTTTTATTCCAAAAATCAACCATAGTTCTTAATTATTTTTGAAACCACATATTCAGGGCTATTCCGGCAAGGAGTAGGGCAAATATTTTTTTTAAAACTTCTTGAGGCAGTTGTGTTGCAAATTTTGCCCCAAAGAAACCACCTATGAAAAAGAATACAGCCAATAGGATTGCTGCTTTCACATTTACTTGACCATTATTGTAATATTGTAGTGCAGCTAATGCTCCAACCGGAAATACCATCATCATGAGGGTAGTGCCCTGTGCTAACTGTTGCGAATAGCCCATAAATAGCACAAGCGCAGGAATAATAATAATGGCACCTCCCAATCCCAACAAGCCACCAAAAATTCCTGCAATTGCACCAATTAACGCTATTAACGTTATTTGTTGAAATGCCATTTATGCTTCTTTCTTTTTTGTAGAAAAGCCAAATGGATAGTATAGCGGACAAAAACTGATAAAACTGGTTAAAATAAAAATGCCGGCCAATATCAATAATATTATGGCTGCAGTTCCAGAAATTTGATTGGTGTAATACAAGGCAGCAATTATTACTGCTGCAATGATTCTAACTGCCTTGTCGAGGTTACCCATGTTTGCTTTCATATATTTTTTTTTTAAGTGTTTAATTTATTTCAAAACAAAAGTGCAATTAAAATAATAGGAATACAGCAACTTTTGTTACATAAGAAATTAATTCTCTGGCTTCCATTTAACAAATCCACCTTTCAAATCATATACTTTACGGAATCCCTTTCTTTTGAGGGTTCTGGCTGCAAAAGGACTGCGGTGGCAGGTTTGACAGTATACAAATACAAGCTTGTTTCGGTTAAGTGTGTCTACTTCCTTTCCGAAGTTAAAATTCAAAAAACTGAAATTCCTTGCATTTGGAATATGTGCTGTATTAAATTCGCCTTTTGTGCGTACATCAATTAAGTAATATCCAATACTGTCATTCAACATTTTTGAATATTCCTGTGGAGGTAGTTTTTGATAGCTAAAATGTGCAGAATTGCGCACGGTGAAACACGAATGAAGGCTAAGGAGCACAAAAATTGTGAGGCAAAGGCGTAGAAATTTCATATGGAATTTTTGCGCGAATTTCAGCCATCAATAGCGCAAAATGTGCAACTTATGTTACAAGAGTGTAATTTTATTTCTCCCCAATACTACTAGTTTTTCATCTTCCATCTGTTTTAACAAACGCGAAACTACGACACGCGCAGTTCCTAGTTCATTTGCAAGCTGCTCATGTGTTACAATCAAAGTATGACTGCCGGTTAACGTACATTTTTTTTTGATGAAATCGAGTAAGCGCTCATCCATTTTTTTAAATGCTATATCATTCACCACCTCGAGTAATTCTTCGAAACGCTTATGATAAAGTCTAAAAATATAATCTAACCATTCTGGAAATTCCTGAATGAGCAAACTAACTTTTTCGATGGGAATGAATAATATCTCGGTTTCTTCTTCTGCAATTGCCTTTACTTTACTGGTATCGTGATGAATACCGCCCAAAAAAGACATGATACATGATTCGCCCGATTTTATGTAATAAAGTAAAATTTCTCTACCATCCGGTTCTGTTCGCATTACGCGGATACTGCCTCTTGTAACGATTGGAATAGCTTTGATATAGGAATTTTCATTTTGAATGACATCACCCTCTTCAAATACCTTTGAAAACCCATAAAGTGCCAGTTTTTCTCTAACGGCAGGCGAAGATTTAAATTCTATTATTTCAGTAAGTTCCATTGGGCTAAGTTAATCATCGCACGGGGAAATGAAAAATCAGTTTGAATTTATACTTTTGACAGTAAATTTTGAATTATGCAATCTACCATACAAAATAATTACTTAACGGTTTCTATCAACCACAAAGGGGCAGAGTTATGTAGTATCAAGAATAATGAGAAGCTGGAATTTATTTGGCAGGCAGATGAAAAATTTTGGCCACGCCATGCCCCAATTCTTTTTCCAATTGTTGGAAAACTAAAGGATTTTAAGTATCAGTATAAACGCTCTACATACACTTTACCACAACACGGTTTTGCTAGGGATAAAAATTTCTTTTTAAAATCGGTCAGTGATGATTTTGTTGTATTTTATTTAAACTCAGATGTCGAAACACAGGAAGTATTTCCGTTCGAATTTGAATTAATGGTGAGCTACGGCCTTATCAAAAACAAATTAATAATAGAATATAAGGTGAGTAATTTTGGTGCAGATGTGATGCCCTTTTCAATTGGTGCCCACCCTGGCTTTTGTTGCCCACTGCTTCCGGGCGAAAAATTTGAAGATTATAAATTGGTGTTCGACGAAAAGGAAACCTTGGAATGTAGCTTACTCGAAGGCGGTTTGTTTTCAGGTAAAACACAAAAATTCATAACCAACGCCAACGAAATTGAGCTAAATGCTAAAACGTTTGAAAAAGACGCGATTGTGCTGCAAAATTTCAAATCAAAGTTTATTACACTGCAATCCACCAAATCAAAACATGCAGTTAAGGTATCCATCGAAGGCTTTCCCTATTTAGGTTTGTGGGGTAAACCGGGCGCACCGTTTGTATGCATTGAGCCTTGGTTTGGATTAGCTGATAATGTGGATGCTTCCGGAAATTTAGAAACTAAAAAGGGAATTGTATTGCTCGAATCTCAGAAGAATTTTTCCTGTACCTATTCAATTGAATTAACATAACAGCGACACATTCTAAGCTCTTTTTGTATAGGGTTTACTATCTTATCAGAAGCACTTGGCCAACATAATTGTGGTTATTTCCTTCAAGATCGCGGCATGAGATTTTATAAATATATCCGTTCACCCCATAATCACCTTTAGAAAATAAGCCTTCACCTTTGCCATTCCACCCAACTGCCAGGTCGTTACTTCTAAAAATTTCATCCCCCAATCGATCAAAAATTATTAATTCATAATTTTTCTCAGAAATGCCAAATCCTACAGGTAAAAAAGTATCATTTCTATCATCACCATCAGGCGTAAATGCATTCGGAATATATAGCGTAAAGGTGCTTTCCACACAAACCAACTGTTGAAGAGTATCTTTGCACCCATTTACATTTTCAGCAATCAATTGTGTAGTAAAACATCCTGTATCCTGATAACTGTGCACTGGGCTAGTTTCTGTTGATGTAAACCCATCGCCAAAATCCCATACATAAGATTGTGCATATTGAGAACTTTGATTAAAATGTACTAAAGGATTAATAAGTGAAGGTGTTTCCGGAGAAAAAGTAAAGTCTGCAAGTGGCGAAGCATTTACAAACACATTGTAGGTAATTGCATTACCCAAACAACCTTGAAAAGTGGGAGTAAATTTTAATAAGCCGCTTTGTGTACTTCCTGTGTTATTATCGGCAATGAAAGAAGGCATATTGGTGCTTCCGCTTGATGATAAACCTATTGATGTATTTGAATTTGTCCATGATATGTTCGATGATGCAGGGGTTACGCTAATGGTGTTCGCCGGCACTAATTCGCCTGAGCATACTTGTAAATCTAGTAGTATTGATGTAATCTGAGGCGTTGGTTTTACAACAATTGAGAAATTGTTTGTAATCCCAACACATCCATGATAACTGGGTTGAACAGAAATGCTAGCCGAAATATTAGATTGTGTTGAATTTGTTGCTACAAAAGCTGAAATATTGCCACTTCCAGCTGCAATAAGTCCTATGGCTTGATTTGAGTTTGTCCAAGTACAAACAGAAGAAATAGGAAATGCATTAAAATTAATTGGAAGGGTTGAAGCACCATTACAAATTGACAAGCCGGATGGCGGCGTTACAACCGGTACAGGATTTACTTTTATAAAAACGGTATCGCTTACTACACAACCGCCCGGTCCGGTAATTTTAGCAATATAAATTTTGCTTAACCCGGGTGTTATAGTGGTAATAAAATTGTTTGAAAATCCCGGATTACTTGGTTCGTCCCAAATGCATGAATAACCGGGTAAATTTGGGCTGGCTTGCAAGGTGTAGTTAGCGCCACTACAAATTGAATCATCAGGTCCGGCACTTGCGACAAAAAAACCGGTAATAAACGCATTCACTTGTGTTCTTGCACTCACACAACCTCCCATATTTGTTTGAACAAAATAAATAGTATTTGTTGTTAAAGTCGGTGTGGAATAACTTACACCTGTAAACAAAGGGCTACCACCACTGGAAGCACTATACCATTCATAATTGCCACCGGGAGCAGTGGCCGTTAATTGAGCTGATGTATTTACACAAACAGTTGCATTTGCTACTGTGGGTGCCACCGGAGTGGGTTTTACGTCAATTGCAAAATTTTGTGTGACTCCAACACAAGCATTAAGAGTTGGAGTTACAAGCACTGTTGCCGACGCTAAACTACTGCCCGAGTTACTTGCAATAAAGGAAGGAATATTCCCAATTCCATTGGCGCTTAAGCCTATACCCGGATTGGAATTTTGCCATGTAATGGAAGCTCCAATTGGGTTACTGCTAAGTACAATTGGAGCTGAATTCTCTCCATTGCAAATTGATAGGGCAGCAGGTAACACAACAACCGGCTTGGGTTTTACAGATAAAGTAAAGTTTGATGTTGCACCGGCACACCCATTTAATACCGGTGTAACAGTAACCACACCTGATATTAGCGCGGAACTTGAATTAGATGCAGTAAACAATGGCGTATTACCGGTACCGCTGGGCGCCAAACCAATGCTGGGGTTTGAATTTGTCCACGAATAACTTGCACCCGAAGGAGTGCTGCTAAAGTTAGATGCCGAAAAAATTGCGCCGTCACAAACAGTTTGGTTGGTAGTTCCTATCAGGGCTGGTTGCGGATTTACCTCCATCAAAAAATTTGTACTTGAGCCAATGCAGCCATTCAAGGTTGGTGTAATAGAAATAGTACTCTGAAGAATCGTTGTTCCTGCGTTTGTAGCAGGAAATGAGCTGATGTTTCCTGCGCCATTTGCTGCTAAACCAATTGCGGTATTAGTGTTCGTCCATAGGTAACTCGCTCCTGCAGGAATACTGCTAAAGTTAACCGGTAAAAAATTGCTTCCGGCACAGGCAGTTTGCGTAACAGGTGCTATCGCTTGTGGTGTTGCTTTTACGATAATGTTATAATTCGACGGACTTCCAACACAGCCATTTAAAGTAGGTGTTACATTTATAGTGCCTGTTAAATCCGAATTACCACCGTTGGTTGTTGTAAAAGCTGGAATGTTGCCATTTCCACTTAATCCCATTCCAATACCATTTTCAGTGTTAGTCCATGAAAACGATGCACCAAGAGGAGTACTAACAAAATTTGTTGCAGGTACAAGTGTTCCAACACAATAGCTGCTTGATAATGGAATACTCACGGTGGGTTTAGGTTCAACACTAATAACATAATTTAATGCTGTACCGTTACATCCATTTAGAGAGGGTAATACATTAATATTTGCAAGTACTGCACTTGAACCAAAATTAATTGCAGAAAAAGATGGAACATTGCCTATTCCGTTAGAAGCAAGGCCTATTGAGATATCCGAATTAGTCCATACATAACTTGCCCCTGGAGGAATACTTGTAAAGGAAGAAGCAGTTGAATTACTCCCACTACACACCGAAACGTTTGATAGGGGTAAAAGTATTGGCTTAGCTGTTACGTTAATTTTTACAGTAGATGTTCCCACACAACCTCCAGTTTTGGATACGGTGACAGTATAAGTTGTTGTAGAAAGGGGAGCTACTGCCGGATTGCTTAGGTTACTGAAACCTGCATTACCCGGAGCATCCCAAACATAAGTATAAGCTGCTCCTTGAGGATTTGCTTGCAATTGGGCGACTGTGCCTTCACATATAGTATCGGGAAGTCCGGCATTAACTGTCATCACATTTGAGATAGTTACCGGTACAAGTGTTCGGCTGCTTTTACAAGTATTAATACTTGCTTGCACAAAATAATTTGTAGAAGCAGCTAACAAAGGTGTAGTAAAATTGGGACCGCTACTTAATAATGTTCCGCCCACGGCAAGGTCATACCATTCGATTGTTCCGGCTGGTGCTGATGCAGATAAATTTACAGCAGTATTAGGGCACTCTGTAATTCCAGTAGCGAGCGGTGCAACCGGCGTAGGATTAACTGTTATGGAATAATTGAATGGTGCACCGGTACACCCATTTAAAGTAGGTGTTACACTAATAGAAGCAACACTAGCAGATGCACCAGCGTTAACCGTCACAAATCCGGGAGTGTCTCCAATTCCATTTGCTGCAAGCCCAATCGTGCTATTAGAATTTGTCCATGAAAAGCTAGCCCCTAAAGGAACACTCGAAAAAGTTGATGCCGCTACAACAGCGCCATTGCATAAAATTTGATTCGACACAGGTGTCAATTCAGGGTTAGGATTTACAGTAATAGTATAATTACTTGCGGTTCCTACACAAGTATTGAGGCTTGGTGTTACACTTATAGTGGCAATACTTGCAGAAGAGGAAATATTGAGCGCGCTAAAAGCAGTAATGTTTCCTAAGCCATTGCCACTTAAGCCAATTGTTGAATTGGTATTTGTCCAACTAAAAGACGCACCGGGTGGAACACTTGTAAAATTTGCAGCGGGAATACTGCCACCTGGACATGCGATTTGATTCACCGGAGTTGAAACAGTTGGAAGTGGATTTACAGTAATGGTATAACTCACTGCAGTTCCATTACAACCGCCAAAATCGGGAGTTATGGTAATTGTTGAAATTTCAGGAACTGTTCCTGTATTTAGCGCTGTGAAAGATGGCACATCTCCAATTCCATTTACAGCTAAACCAATTGCTGTGTTATTATTGGTCCATGTATAATTTGTTCCTGCCGGACTACTCACAATATTGTTGATAGGAATTAATGTTCCTGCGCAAACACTTTGGTTAAGTGGCGCGCTAACACTTGCTGTGGGGGCAACCGACAGACTATATGTATCACTGGTTCCTACACATCCATTTTGAGTTGGTGTTACTGTAATTGTTGCATTAAGATACGCGTTGGTTGAATTACTAGCTACAAAGGGAGGAAGGTTCCCAGTGCCGCTTGCCCCTAATCCAATGGAGCTATTACTGTTTGTCCAAGAAAAGCTTGCTCCGGCAGGACTGCTAGAAAAAGCTGAACTGGCAACATTTGCGCCGGTGCACACAATTTGATTAGATAGTCCGCTTACCACAGGCAATGGTTTCACTGTGATGCTATAGGTTCCGGGAGTACCTGTGCAACCATTTAATGTAGCTGAAACCGAAATCGTTCCAGCGCTATTACTCGAACCGGGATTACTGGCTAAAAAAGCAGGAATAGCACCACTACCGGAGGAAGCCAATCCTATTGCTGCATTACTATTGGTCCATGCAAAAGTTGCTCCCGCGGGAACACTCGTAAAATTTAAAAGCGGTGAATTTACTCCTGAGCATATACTTTGATTCGCTGGTAGCACGACAACTGGAGATGCATTTAAACTAATCGTATAGGTACTGGCAATTCCTACACAACCTGCAAGCGTTGGAATAACTGTAATGTTGCCTAAAATTGGTGTAGTTCCCGCATTGGTACTCGTAAATGCCGGAATATTACCTGACCCACTTGCGCCCAAACCAATTGAAGTATTATCATTGGTCCAACTAAAGCTTGCCCCAGCTGGTGAACTCGTAAAATTGGTAGCAGCTACCGGGGTGCCATCGCATAACAATTGATTTGAAGGTACACTTGCAGTTATTCTTCCCTTCACGGTTACACTATAAACTGTTGCTGTTCCCGGGCAACCATTGTAAGCCGGAGTAACAGTTATGTTGCCAATTATTGCGGAGTTTGTTGAATTGGTTGCAGTAAACGAATTAATATTGCCAATGCCGCTGGCACCAATTCCAATAGCAGTGTTATTATTTGCCCAAGCATAGGTAACACCTGAATATGGGCTGGTATAAGCAGGTGCCGCAACGAGTGATCCTTCACATATACTTTGATTGGCAATTATATTCATGGTAACCTTATTCATTACCGAAATATTATAATTTGATGCTATACCGGCACACCCGTTTAAAGTTGGCGTTACAGAAATATTTGAAGTTATAGGAAAAGTTGAACCATTGACAGTAGTATAGGCTGGAAGATTGCCCACTCCGCTTGCCACAAGCCCCATAAAATAGGTATATACATTTGTCCAAGTATAAGTTGCACCAGGCGGATTACTAATCCAATTGCTAGCAGGAACATTGTCTCCAATACAATAAGTTTGATTGCTGGTGCCCACTACAACAGGTTTTGGCTTAACGGTGATACTATAACTGACCGCTGAACCCACACATGAATTTAAGGTAGGAGTAATAGTTACATTACCACTAATAGAAGTTAAGCCTAAGTTTTGCGTCATAAACGCAGGAACATTTCCACTTGCGTTTGAAGCCAAACCAATTGTTGTATTATCATTCACCCAAGAATAACTTGCTCCAACAGGATTGCTCACTAAAACCGGTGATGCAACAATATTTCCCGGACAAGTAATTTGATTTACCGGTGCGGCTATCGTTGGACTTGGCTTAACAGTTATTGTAAAACTGGAGAGAATTCCTGAACACAAACCATTACTTGGTGTGATAGTGATGGTGGAAACAATATTTGCAGCGGTATTAT
This region of Bacteroidota bacterium genomic DNA includes:
- a CDS encoding class I SAM-dependent methyltransferase, translated to MVDFWNKRYAETDFAYGKTPNLFLVEQLISLQPETILFPCEGEGRNAVYAATKGWKTEAFDSSEMGMKKAQQLATENEVKIQYQLGDAKTIDYPIESFSVIALMYTHFPKEIRAEVHQKMARWLKPGGTLILEAFNPLQYSRTSGGPKDISQLYSETMLQADFSTLKTKILYCKEVTLHEGKFHQGAAEIIRYVGTKLLTV
- a CDS encoding sulfite exporter TauE/SafE family protein, translating into MAFQQITLIALIGAIAGIFGGLLGLGGAIIIIPALVLFMGYSQQLAQGTTLMMMVFPVGALAALQYYNNGQVNVKAAILLAVFFFIGGFFGAKFATQLPQEVLKKIFALLLAGIALNMWFQK
- a CDS encoding DUF2892 domain-containing protein produces the protein MKANMGNLDKAVRIIAAVIIAALYYTNQISGTAAIILLILAGIFILTSFISFCPLYYPFGFSTKKKEA
- a CDS encoding rhodanese-like domain-containing protein; protein product: MKFLRLCLTIFVLLSLHSCFTVRNSAHFSYQKLPPQEYSKMLNDSIGYYLIDVRTKGEFNTAHIPNARNFSFLNFNFGKEVDTLNRNKLVFVYCQTCHRSPFAARTLKRKGFRKVYDLKGGFVKWKPEN
- a CDS encoding Crp/Fnr family transcriptional regulator, which encodes MELTEIIEFKSSPAVREKLALYGFSKVFEEGDVIQNENSYIKAIPIVTRGSIRVMRTEPDGREILLYYIKSGESCIMSFLGGIHHDTSKVKAIAEEETEILFIPIEKVSLLIQEFPEWLDYIFRLYHKRFEELLEVVNDIAFKKMDERLLDFIKKKCTLTGSHTLIVTHEQLANELGTARVVVSRLLKQMEDEKLVVLGRNKITLL
- a CDS encoding aldose 1-epimerase family protein yields the protein MQSTIQNNYLTVSINHKGAELCSIKNNEKLEFIWQADEKFWPRHAPILFPIVGKLKDFKYQYKRSTYTLPQHGFARDKNFFLKSVSDDFVVFYLNSDVETQEVFPFEFELMVSYGLIKNKLIIEYKVSNFGADVMPFSIGAHPGFCCPLLPGEKFEDYKLVFDEKETLECSLLEGGLFSGKTQKFITNANEIELNAKTFEKDAIVLQNFKSKFITLQSTKSKHAVKVSIEGFPYLGLWGKPGAPFVCIEPWFGLADNVDASGNLETKKGIVLLESQKNFSCTYSIELT
- a CDS encoding gliding motility-associated C-terminal domain-containing protein, which translates into the protein MNKYCLSILILLLSIFSAHAGHASNAGAANNLLFTPCVTVIPISNIITCDGSNVPLTAFASSPAGATYTWTNSDPSIGLAANGIGDIPAFTATCIGLTPIIATITVTPTLGACIGAITTFNFIVKPRPTITGGMPSTQTVCPGNVVPASTLTSNLVATTYTWSNTNINIGLGAGSTGNTTAFGAANPGLVNISGTITITPTNSGCVGSSLNFTVTVKPKPSITNFSNQSYCKGVAVPASAFVSSPPGATYSWTNVFTYSVGLGASGSGDLPAFTTTNAMAFPINAAITVLPTLNGCTGNGANFTITVLADPTVTPISNKSVCNGAISPIVPVTSVNTGTVFSWTNSNPAIGLAANGVGDVSSFAAVNNTAANIVSTITITPSNGLCSGILSSFTITVKPSPTIAAPVNQITCPGNIVASPVLVSNPVGASYSWVNDNTTIGLASNASGNVPAFMTQNLGLTSISGNVTITPTLNSCVGSAVSYSITVKPKPVVVGTSNQTYCIGDNVPASNWISNPPGATYTWTNVYTYFMGLVASGVGNLPAYTTVNGSTFPITSNISVTPTLNGCAGIASNYNISVMNKVTMNIIANQSICEGSLVAAPAYTSPYSGVTYAWANNNTAIGIGASGIGNINSFTATNSTNSAIIGNITVTPAYNGCPGTATVYSVTVKGRITASVPSNQLLCDGTPVAATNFTSSPAGASFSWTNDNTSIGLGASGSGNIPAFTSTNAGTTPILGNITVIPTLAGCVGIASTYTISLNASPVVVLPANQSICSGVNSPLLNFTSVPAGATFAWTNSNAAIGLASSGSGAIPAFLASNPGSSNSAGTISVSATLNGCTGTPGTYSITVKPLPVVSGLSNQIVCTGANVASSAFSSSPAGASFSWTNSNSSIGLGASGTGNLPPFVASNSTNAYLNATITVTPTQNGCVGTSDTYSLSVAPTASVSAPLNQSVCAGTLIPINNIVSSPAGTNYTWTNNNTAIGLAVNGIGDVPSFTALNTGTVPEISTITITPDFGGCNGTAVSYTITVNPLPTVSTPVNQIACPGGSIPAANFTSVPPGASFSWTNTNSTIGLSGNGLGNITAFSALNISSSASIATISVTPSLNTCVGTASNYTITVNPNPELTPVSNQILCNGAVVAASTFSSVPLGASFSWTNSNSTIGLAANGIGDTPGFVTVNAGASASVASISVTPTLNGCTGAPFNYSITVNPTPVAPLATGITECPNTAVNLSASAPAGTIEWYDLAVGGTLLSSGPNFTTPLLAASTNYFVQASINTCKSSRTLVPVTISNVMTVNAGLPDTICEGTVAQLQANPQGAAYTYVWDAPGNAGFSNLSNPAVAPLSTTTYTVTVSKTGGCVGTSTVKINVTAKPILLPLSNVSVCSGSNSTASSFTSIPPGASYVWTNSDISIGLASNGIGNVPSFSAINFGSSAVLANINVLPSLNGCNGTALNYVISVEPKPTVSIPLSSSYCVGTLVPATNFVSTPLGASFSWTNTENGIGMGLSGNGNIPAFTTTNGGNSDLTGTINVTPTLNGCVGSPSNYNIIVKATPQAIAPVTQTACAGSNFLPVNFSSIPAGASYLWTNTNTAIGLAANGAGNISSFPATNAGTTILQSTISITPTLNGCIGSSTNFLMEVNPQPALIGTTNQTVCDGAIFSASNFSSTPSGASYSWTNSNPSIGLAPSGTGNTPLFTASNSSSALISGVVTVTPVLNGCAGATSNFTLSVKPKPVVVLPAALSICNGENSAPIVLSSNPIGASITWQNSNPGIGLSANGIGNIPSFIASNSGSSLASATVLVTPTLNACVGVTQNFAIDVKPTPVAPTVANATVCVNTSAQLTATAPGGNYEWYSASSGGSPLFTGVSYSTPTLTTNTIYFVQTNMGGCVSARTQVNAFITGFFVASAGPDDSICSGANYTLQASPNLPGYSCIWDEPSNPGFSNNFITTITPGLSKIYIAKITGPGGCVVSDTVFIKVNPVPVVTPPSGLSICNGASTLPINFNAFPISSVCTWTNSNQAIGLIAAGSGNISAFVATNSTQSNISASISVQPSYHGCVGITNNFSIVVKPTPQITSILLDLQVCSGELVPANTISVTPASSNISWTNSNTSIGLSSSGSTNMPSFIADNNTGSTQSGLLKFTPTFQGCLGNAITYNVFVNASPLADFTFSPETPSLINPLVHFNQSSQYAQSYVWDFGDGFTSTETSPVHSYQDTGCFTTQLIAENVNGCKDTLQQLVCVESTFTLYIPNAFTPDGDDRNDTFLPVGFGISEKNYELIIFDRLGDEIFRSNDLAVGWNGKGEGLFSKGDYGVNGYIYKISCRDLEGNNHNYVGQVLLIR